The region CGGAGCGCCGGTCAAAATAGAGGTATTCTCGGATTATCAATGCCCCAAATGCCGCGATTTTTACCTGCTGACTTTGAAGCCTTTACTTGCCGACTACGCCAAGGCGAACAAGACCGATAAGATTTACATCGTGTACCGTGATTACCCGCTGGAGATGCATCAGTTCGCACGCAAGGCCGCGCGTTTGGCACTGGCAGCGGAACGTCTAGGCCGAGATCGATGGCTGCGGGTGGTGGATGCGCTCTACAGGGAACAGGATCAATGGTCGCAGGACGGCAATATCGGGGCAATCCTCGCAAAGGTGTTGGATCCGACGGACTTGGTGAGGGTGGCGAAGCTGGCTGCCGATCCTGCGACTGACGCCGCCGTCGGCCAGGAGATCATGTTGGCCCAAAGCCGCAACATCATTTCAACCCCCACATTTTTCATCACCGCCAGCACAGGCCTGCGCCAGCGGGTCGAAGGCATGATTACCTTCACCACGCTGAAAGATTTCATCGACCGGCTGCTCACCCAATAGGCGGCGCGGAGACCGCCCCTCCTGCGTCAGCTGCATTCCGATGATTTTTTTCGGCCGCGCGCCCACATCTTACGTAATTACAGGTAGCGAAGTTCGAAATGTGCCCGATGCCACCGGTTCGCTTAGCCGAACTACTGGAGCAGATCTCATGCATACCAGACTAACCTTGGTTCTAGCCGCCTTTTTCTTTTCCTTGCCGGTCTGGCAAGGTTTTCTTTCTCCATCGAAAGCGGCGTACAAAGAGGTGGTTGCTGCCGGCCGGCAGAAGGCGACGCCCCCTCCCGAACGGCAGAAGAGCAAACCTGCCGATCTCCAGAAAGCCAAAGCAAGGGAACGCGCGCTTCCCGACCAACACAAGAAATGGGTTGACGAGGATGTGCGTTACATCATCAGGCCTGAGGAGAGAGACACGTTCATGGCCCTCACCACTGACGAAGAACGGGAAAATTTTATCGAGCAATTCTGGCTGCGCCGGAATACGGATCTGCGCGAGGGCGGCAACCAGTTTAAGGTGGAGCACTATCGCCGGATCGCTTACGCCAACGAGCACTTCGCTTCCGGGGTGCCGGGGTGGAAGACGGATCGCGGCCACATCTACATCCTGTATGGGGAACCTGACGGGATCGACCCGCATCCCTCGGGCGGTTCCTACCAGCGGGAGTTCTGGGAAGGCGGCGGCCGGACGAGCGTATATCCCTTCGAGCGCTGGCGCTATCGTCACATTGACGGGGTAGGCGACGACGTCGAGCTCGAATTCGTGGACAAGACCTTCACCGGCGAATACCGGCTTGCAATGGATTCGGAGGAAAAGGACGCGCTTCTGACGGTCCCCAACGCGGGCCTGACCGAAAGCGAGGAGAATGGATTTACCAGGAAAGAGGATCGCGTCAATCACAGTGGCATGGGCCAGGCTGACTTCCAGAGATCCAAAGACGCGCCTTTCGAGCGCCTGGCCCGCTACTTCAACGTTCAGCGGCCCCCCCAGATCAAGTTTGCGGATCTCAAGGGAATCGTCTCGACGCGCATAATATACAATCAGCTTCCTTACAGGATGAGGACGGACTTCATCCGGATTTCGGCGACCAAAGTGATGGTCCCGATCACTATCGAGCTGGATAACAAGAACCTCGAGTTCAAGAAGGAGATGGGATTCAATCGGGCTTCGGTCAACGTCTACGGGGAAATCACTACCCTGCAGGCGCGCATCGCCGGCGAGTTCGAACACACGATCTCCACGGAGTACACTGACGAATTCTTTGAAGCCGGCAAGAACAAGCGGTCCATTTACCAGGCAATTGTATTTCTGGATGCCGGGCAGCGATACCGGCTTGACCTGATCCTCAGGGACTTGAACAGCGGCTATGTCGGCTCGCTGAGTCAGGGGTTCATGGTTCCGAAATATGATAGCGAGGAACTGCAGGCGAGTACCGTTATACTGGCAAACTCAGTCAATGGCGTTCCCCCGACCTACGATCACCTGGAGCAGTTCGTCATCGGCGACATGAAAGTGCAGCCGAACGTGAGATGCGAATACCGCAGTGGCGGGGATGTCCTGTTCCCCTATCTGCAGATCTACCACGCAGCCGTCGACCAGAGCACCCTTGAACCGTCCCTGCAGATCTCCTACGTCGTCAAGTCCGGCGATCAGGTCCTCTTGAACCTGGAGGACCCGAAGGGGAGAACGGTTCAGTACGCCTCCGGCCAGCGTGTCGTTGTTGTGGGAGCGATTTCGACCAAAGGCCTGGTGCCGGGCAAATACACGCTGGAGATAAGAGTCCTGGATAAGATCTCGAACCGGACTCTGACTGCCGGCAGCGAATTCCAGGTCATCCCGCCATCGGACCGCCAGGATCTCAAAGCAAGGAGCCGCAGATGCACGCAGACGAAAATCCGCGTTCATCTGTTTACGGACCCGCGATATGTGCGAAAACCTCCCTCGAGTGTTTCGAACTACTTACCTGCAAATCCTTGCCATTTAGGCAAGAAAAGCAAAAGATCGACGCAGAGGTCGCGGAGAAAAGTCACGCAGAAGCGAAAATTCTCCACGGCTTCTGCGCCCTCTACGTTGAGGCTTTGGGTTGTGGCTATGCCACGCCGTATATTTCATGGTCAGGATAGAGTGCGGATCATTTTCCCATGCCGATCTGAGACTGCTTTAAGCGATAATGACAGCCTCTATGTCAAGCCTGCCCCCACCAGATCCCCGCGCCGAGTATGTGCGCCGCCTCGAGGTGCGGCGCCGGGCGGCGGCGCGCGAGGCACAACTCGAAATTCGCATCGGTAACCTGCGCTTGGGTGTTTTTATCGCCGCGGTCGCCATAGCCTGGCTTTCCTTCAGATCCGCGCTCTTGTCTTCCTGGTGGCTGTTGCTTCCATTATTGGTCTTCCTGTCTCTGCTCATCCTGCACGAGCGTGTCCGCCGGGCCCGTCGGCGTTTGGAGCGGGCTGCAGCTTATTATGAGCGAGGCATTGCGCGGCTGGAGAATCGCTGGGCCGGAACCGGCGAACCCGGCGATCGGTTCCTGGACAAGTCCCACCCTTACGCCGAGGACCTCGATTTGTTCGGCAGGGGCTCTCTCTTTGAACTGGTCTGTACGGCACGAACCCGGGCCGGTGAAGAAACCCTCGCCCGGTGGTTGACTGCGCCCGCTACGCCGGAAGACATCCTTGCGCGGCAGGCAGCAGTTGAGGAACTGCGCGGCCGGCTCGATTTGCGGGAGGGCCTGGCGATTCTGGGCACCGATGTGCGTGCCGGAGTCAATCCCGACGCGCTTGCGGCCTGGGGAAATGCACCTCCGTTGCTCGATTCCCGGCGTGTTCGCCTCGCCGCCGCACTCCTGGCATCCGCTGCCATGATCACCCTTGTGCTGTGGAGCGTCTGGGGTATCAACGGCGACCTGTTTCTCCTTGTCATTTTTGGGGAAGCCGTGTTCACTTACTGTTTACGGAGGAGGGTCCGTCGGGTTGTT is a window of Terriglobia bacterium DNA encoding:
- a CDS encoding GWxTD domain-containing protein, whose translation is MHTRLTLVLAAFFFSLPVWQGFLSPSKAAYKEVVAAGRQKATPPPERQKSKPADLQKAKARERALPDQHKKWVDEDVRYIIRPEERDTFMALTTDEERENFIEQFWLRRNTDLREGGNQFKVEHYRRIAYANEHFASGVPGWKTDRGHIYILYGEPDGIDPHPSGGSYQREFWEGGGRTSVYPFERWRYRHIDGVGDDVELEFVDKTFTGEYRLAMDSEEKDALLTVPNAGLTESEENGFTRKEDRVNHSGMGQADFQRSKDAPFERLARYFNVQRPPQIKFADLKGIVSTRIIYNQLPYRMRTDFIRISATKVMVPITIELDNKNLEFKKEMGFNRASVNVYGEITTLQARIAGEFEHTISTEYTDEFFEAGKNKRSIYQAIVFLDAGQRYRLDLILRDLNSGYVGSLSQGFMVPKYDSEELQASTVILANSVNGVPPTYDHLEQFVIGDMKVQPNVRCEYRSGGDVLFPYLQIYHAAVDQSTLEPSLQISYVVKSGDQVLLNLEDPKGRTVQYASGQRVVVVGAISTKGLVPGKYTLEIRVLDKISNRTLTAGSEFQVIPPSDRQDLKARSRRCTQTKIRVHLFTDPRYVRKPPSSVSNYLPANPCHLGKKSKRSTQRSRRKVTQKRKFSTASAPSTLRLWVVAMPRRIFHGQDRVRIIFPCRSETALSDNDSLYVKPAPTRSPRRVCAPPRGAAPGGGARGTTRNSHR
- a CDS encoding DsbA family protein translates to MSHSSKKSLWLLLLIPVIFLLWYSARGRVSQSGDGTVTPADERRQGQAQPRTDTLPAITGATGISMPRELYLGGEPGAPVKIEVFSDYQCPKCRDFYLLTLKPLLADYAKANKTDKIYIVYRDYPLEMHQFARKAARLALAAERLGRDRWLRVVDALYREQDQWSQDGNIGAILAKVLDPTDLVRVAKLAADPATDAAVGQEIMLAQSRNIISTPTFFITASTGLRQRVEGMITFTTLKDFIDRLLTQ